In Rhizobium gallicum bv. gallicum R602sp, the following proteins share a genomic window:
- a CDS encoding amino acid ABC transporter ATP-binding protein → MNALATVEPLVHARNVHKSFDQLEVLKGIDLDVAPGEVVVILGPSGSGKSTFLRCINHLEAINQGSIMVDGEQIGYRLRKGRLEKLSNNAIAAQRRKIGMVFQQFNLYPHMTALENIIEAPVGIHGESRKAATENALTLLERVGLSEKAGSYPRQLSGGQQQRVAIARALAIKPKLMLFDEPTSALDPELVGEVLSTMRDLASQGLTMIVVTHEIGFAREAADRVIFMDGGKVVEHGKPEDVLGNPQHQRTRSFLARFI, encoded by the coding sequence TTGAATGCCCTTGCAACTGTCGAACCGCTCGTCCACGCACGCAATGTTCACAAATCCTTCGACCAGCTTGAAGTCTTGAAAGGGATCGATCTTGACGTCGCCCCTGGCGAGGTTGTGGTTATCCTCGGGCCATCCGGCTCGGGCAAATCGACCTTCCTGCGCTGCATCAACCATCTGGAGGCAATCAATCAGGGCTCTATCATGGTCGATGGAGAGCAGATCGGTTATCGATTGCGAAAGGGCCGGCTTGAGAAGCTCTCCAACAATGCAATCGCTGCACAGCGGCGCAAGATCGGCATGGTCTTCCAGCAGTTCAACCTCTATCCGCACATGACCGCGCTCGAAAACATCATCGAAGCGCCGGTGGGCATCCACGGCGAAAGCCGCAAGGCCGCAACGGAAAATGCGCTGACGCTTCTGGAGCGCGTCGGCCTCTCGGAAAAAGCCGGCAGTTATCCGCGCCAGCTTTCCGGCGGCCAGCAGCAGCGCGTGGCGATCGCACGGGCTCTGGCGATCAAGCCGAAGCTGATGCTGTTCGACGAGCCGACCTCCGCACTCGATCCCGAACTCGTCGGTGAGGTCTTATCCACCATGCGGGACCTGGCAAGCCAGGGATTGACCATGATCGTCGTCACTCACGAGATTGGTTTTGCGCGCGAAGCGGCCGATCGGGTCATCTTCATGGATGGCGGCAAAGTCGTTGAACACGGCAAGCCCGAAGATGTCCTCGGCAATCCGCAGCATCAGCGCACGAGAAGCTTTCTCGCGCGCTTCATCTAG
- a CDS encoding M20 aminoacylase family protein — translation MTRDNAFARISDFEPLKEELLATRRHLHANPELSFEEVETARFVAEKLVSWGYEVCRNVGGHGVVARLKVGSSPRSIAIRADMDALPIQEETSLPYASRAAGKMHACGHDGHTTMLLGAAQYLARTRRFDGTINLIFQPAEEAGTASGAEAMIADGLFERFPCDAIFGLHNHPGAPEGTWLLRSGPLMAAADTVRITIKGKGGHASRPHLTVDPVVIACNLVVSLQSVVSRSIDPTQTAVVTVGSIHAGEASNVIPDIATLLLSVRSFEPAIRDILEARIRKLTATVAEGYGARAEVDYVRGHPVVINSEKETEFARGIAEELVGPDQVLTCPLIPGSEDFSHFLEHKPGCFLRLGNGLNSEILHSSKYNFADENLTVGAAMWARLTEKFLG, via the coding sequence ATGACACGCGACAATGCTTTTGCCCGCATCTCCGACTTCGAACCGCTCAAGGAAGAGCTTCTCGCGACCCGCCGGCATCTTCACGCCAATCCGGAACTGTCGTTCGAAGAGGTCGAGACGGCACGCTTCGTCGCCGAAAAACTGGTTTCCTGGGGCTACGAGGTTTGCCGCAATGTCGGCGGCCACGGTGTCGTCGCACGTCTTAAGGTAGGCAGCAGCCCACGCAGTATTGCGATCCGTGCCGACATGGATGCCCTTCCGATACAGGAAGAAACGTCCCTACCTTACGCGAGCCGGGCCGCCGGCAAGATGCATGCATGCGGTCACGACGGCCACACGACGATGCTGCTTGGGGCTGCGCAATATCTGGCGCGCACCCGCCGTTTTGACGGAACGATCAACCTGATCTTCCAGCCCGCCGAGGAAGCAGGGACCGCAAGCGGTGCTGAAGCGATGATCGCTGACGGATTGTTCGAACGCTTTCCGTGCGATGCAATTTTCGGGCTGCACAATCATCCCGGCGCACCGGAAGGCACCTGGCTTTTGCGTTCCGGTCCATTGATGGCCGCTGCCGACACGGTACGAATCACCATCAAGGGAAAGGGCGGCCACGCCTCCAGGCCGCATCTGACGGTGGACCCCGTCGTTATTGCCTGCAATCTTGTCGTCTCTCTGCAGTCGGTCGTTTCGCGCAGCATCGATCCGACGCAGACGGCAGTTGTCACCGTCGGCTCCATCCATGCCGGCGAGGCCTCGAATGTCATTCCGGACATCGCTACGCTTTTGCTGAGTGTCCGGTCCTTCGAACCGGCGATCAGGGACATTCTGGAGGCGAGAATCCGCAAACTCACCGCGACCGTCGCTGAAGGCTATGGGGCCAGGGCCGAGGTCGACTATGTGCGCGGCCACCCGGTCGTCATCAACTCCGAGAAGGAAACCGAATTTGCCCGCGGCATTGCGGAGGAACTCGTCGGCCCGGACCAGGTCTTGACGTGCCCGCTCATCCCGGGAAGCGAAGATTTTTCCCATTTTCTCGAGCATAAGCCGGGCTGCTTCCTGCGCCTTGGCAACGGCCTGAACTCGGAGATCCTGCACAGCTCGAAATACAACTTTGCAGACGAGAACCTGACGGTTGGCGCCGCCATGTGGGCGCGGCTGACAGAGAAATTCTTGGGCTAG
- a CDS encoding glycoside hydrolase family 25 protein, translating into MRLSNVTAIFLACLTLAGCAANSRPATVQAGRPSEETTGSVAQSAVPVPAADIGDVAAQAAPPQETLAWAGSIPQPQAFAPASRTVGAPVPSDRPIAMLSPDKPEMGTAPQTRSQIYSYGFRDAKPINFGSISPRKLAVHGVDVSRWQAEIDWERLRRQGANFAYIKATDGGDHLDPMFKKNWRRAKEAGLKRGAYHFFYWCRTAGEQADWFIRNVPKEAGALPPVIDVEWNGESSCKRRPSRERVLEKMQVFMDKLERHYGQRPIIYTAPDFYRDNLKGAFLDYPFWLRSVAAHPSKVYPKRKWVFWQYSGSGLSHGVDGRIDLNVFHGDEGDWHDWVASR; encoded by the coding sequence ATGCGTCTATCGAATGTGACAGCAATTTTTCTTGCCTGCCTGACATTGGCCGGTTGCGCCGCCAATTCTCGTCCTGCGACCGTTCAGGCCGGGCGACCATCTGAGGAGACGACGGGCTCGGTTGCCCAATCGGCCGTGCCCGTCCCTGCCGCCGATATCGGCGACGTCGCGGCGCAAGCTGCCCCGCCGCAGGAGACATTGGCCTGGGCGGGATCGATACCGCAACCGCAGGCGTTTGCGCCGGCTTCAAGAACCGTTGGCGCGCCCGTTCCGTCAGACCGGCCGATTGCCATGCTTTCGCCGGACAAGCCTGAGATGGGGACAGCTCCGCAGACGCGCTCGCAGATTTACAGCTACGGGTTCCGCGACGCCAAGCCGATTAATTTCGGGTCCATATCGCCCAGAAAGCTTGCCGTGCATGGCGTCGACGTGTCGCGCTGGCAGGCGGAGATCGATTGGGAAAGGCTGAGAAGGCAGGGGGCGAACTTCGCCTATATCAAGGCGACCGACGGCGGGGATCATCTCGATCCGATGTTCAAGAAGAACTGGCGCCGGGCAAAGGAAGCCGGATTGAAGCGCGGCGCCTATCACTTCTTCTACTGGTGCCGGACGGCTGGCGAACAGGCCGACTGGTTCATCCGCAACGTTCCGAAGGAAGCTGGCGCGCTTCCCCCGGTGATCGACGTCGAGTGGAATGGTGAATCGAGCTGCAAGCGACGGCCTTCGCGCGAGCGGGTGCTCGAAAAAATGCAGGTCTTCATGGACAAGCTTGAGCGGCATTATGGTCAGCGCCCGATCATCTACACTGCACCCGACTTCTATCGCGACAATCTCAAGGGCGCGTTCCTCGACTATCCCTTCTGGCTGCGCTCGGTCGCCGCTCACCCGTCCAAGGTCTATCCAAAACGGAAGTGGGTTTTCTGGCAGTATTCGGGCTCCGGCCTGTCGCACGGTGTCGATGGCCGGATCGACCTCAACGTCTTCCATGGCGATGAAGGCGACTGGCATGACTGGGTGGCGTCACGGTAA
- a CDS encoding error-prone DNA polymerase: MRYAEFQVTTHFSFLRGASSAEELFATAAVLGIDALGVVDRNTLAGIVRAWEAAKTTGVRLVVGCRLDLSDGMSILVYPTDRPAYSRLCRLLSLGKSRGGKGNCVLDFSDFAQYADGLIAVLVPDEADETCGMQLRKLAELFDDRAYVSVCLRRRPNDRLRLHGISTLATRFKVRTVVTNDVLFHEPSRRQLQDVVTCIRNKTTIDDVGFERERHADRFLKAPEEMHRLFAEYPEALARTREIADRCRFDLSQLEYQYPEEAIVPGLDAQQSLTKFAWEGAAERYPEGIPEKVRRAVQHELELIRVMKYAPYFLTVYSIVRFARSRGILCQGRGSAANSAVCYCLGITSIDPETNDLLFERFVSQERNEPPDIDVDFEHERREEVIQWIYETYGRSRAALCSTVTRYRTKGALRDVGKALSLPEDMIAQLSSGVWGWSEGVSEKHLKENNLNASDYRLRLTLDLARQLMGAPRHLGQHPGGFVLTHDRLDDLVPIEPAAMDDRQVVEWDKDDIDALRFMKVDVLGLGMLTCMSKAFALMAEHKGDNKDLASIPQEDHATYAMIRKADTLGTFQIESRAQMSMLPRLKPQTFYDLVIQVAIVRPGPIQGDMVHPYLRRREGREKVEYPTPELEAVLSKTLGVPLFQESAMKVAMVCAGFSAGEADQLRRAMATFKHTGGVSKFKNKLVSGMVKNGYSPEFAEKTFSQLEGFGSYGFPESHAASFALIAYASSWVKCHHPDAFCAALLNSQPMGFYAPAQIVADARVRGIEIRPVCINRSRWDCTLEDGAGSRHRAVRLGLRMVRGLATADAARIVASRAGQFFVSADDIWRRSGVPTASLVKLAEADAFLPSMGLERREALWAIKALRDEPLELWVAAAEREAKAIAEMQEPAVTLRSMTQGMEVVEDYSHTGLTLRQHPVSFLRQDLRKRSIVTCGEAMAERDGRWLMTAGLVLVRQRPGSAKGVMFMTLEDETGIVNAVIWPSLFEKQRRVVLSATMLAINGKIQREGEVVHLVARRLFDLSSDLGGLGERDGAFPLQHGRGDGVVHGSGSPDSRDRPKPLAPTRDLYEPDWHIDTLKVKSRNFH, encoded by the coding sequence ATGAGATACGCCGAGTTCCAGGTCACGACGCATTTCTCCTTCCTGCGAGGCGCCAGTTCCGCCGAGGAACTCTTTGCCACAGCCGCGGTCCTCGGTATCGATGCGCTCGGTGTCGTCGATCGCAATACTCTGGCAGGAATCGTGCGTGCCTGGGAGGCGGCGAAGACGACCGGCGTGCGGCTCGTAGTCGGATGCCGGCTGGACCTTTCGGACGGCATGTCGATACTCGTTTACCCGACAGATCGTCCGGCTTACTCGCGGCTCTGCCGTCTGCTGTCGCTCGGAAAATCGCGAGGCGGCAAGGGAAACTGCGTTCTCGATTTCTCCGATTTCGCCCAGTACGCCGATGGCCTCATTGCAGTCCTCGTTCCTGACGAGGCGGACGAGACCTGCGGCATGCAGTTGCGCAAGCTCGCCGAACTCTTTGATGACCGTGCCTATGTCAGCGTCTGTCTGCGGCGTCGGCCGAACGACAGGCTGCGCCTCCATGGTATTTCGACCTTGGCGACCCGATTCAAAGTGCGGACAGTTGTCACCAATGACGTCCTGTTTCACGAGCCTTCCCGCCGCCAGCTACAGGACGTCGTGACCTGCATTCGCAACAAGACAACGATCGACGATGTCGGCTTCGAGCGCGAGCGACATGCAGACCGTTTCCTCAAGGCTCCCGAGGAAATGCATCGGCTGTTTGCCGAATACCCCGAAGCGTTGGCCCGAACGCGGGAGATTGCCGACCGCTGTCGTTTCGATCTGAGCCAACTCGAATATCAGTATCCCGAGGAGGCGATTGTTCCGGGCCTCGACGCCCAGCAGAGCCTTACGAAGTTCGCCTGGGAAGGGGCAGCCGAACGATATCCCGAGGGCATCCCCGAGAAAGTCAGGAGGGCAGTCCAGCATGAACTCGAACTCATCAGGGTCATGAAATACGCGCCCTACTTCCTGACGGTTTACAGCATCGTGCGGTTCGCGCGTTCAAGGGGCATTCTCTGTCAGGGCCGGGGATCTGCGGCGAACTCGGCTGTCTGCTATTGCCTCGGCATCACCTCGATCGACCCGGAAACAAATGATCTCCTGTTCGAGCGATTTGTGAGCCAGGAGCGCAACGAGCCGCCGGACATCGACGTGGACTTCGAGCACGAGCGGCGCGAAGAGGTCATACAGTGGATCTACGAGACCTACGGCCGGAGCAGGGCCGCACTCTGCTCGACGGTCACGCGATACCGCACGAAGGGCGCGCTGCGCGACGTCGGCAAGGCGCTATCGCTTCCCGAGGACATGATCGCCCAGCTTTCATCCGGCGTTTGGGGCTGGTCAGAGGGCGTCAGCGAGAAGCATCTCAAGGAGAACAATCTCAACGCCTCGGACTACCGCCTGCGGCTGACCCTCGATCTTGCCCGGCAACTGATGGGTGCGCCCCGTCACCTTGGACAGCATCCTGGCGGCTTCGTGCTGACCCATGACAGGCTGGACGACCTCGTGCCGATCGAGCCGGCCGCGATGGACGACCGTCAGGTCGTCGAATGGGACAAGGACGATATCGATGCGCTGCGCTTCATGAAGGTCGACGTCCTAGGGCTTGGAATGCTGACCTGCATGTCCAAGGCCTTTGCGCTGATGGCAGAACACAAAGGAGACAACAAGGACCTTGCGTCAATTCCGCAGGAGGACCATGCGACCTACGCGATGATCCGCAAGGCCGACACGCTTGGGACGTTCCAGATCGAGTCGCGCGCCCAGATGTCGATGCTCCCGAGGCTGAAACCGCAGACGTTCTACGACCTGGTGATCCAGGTGGCGATCGTCAGGCCCGGGCCGATCCAGGGCGACATGGTGCATCCCTATCTCAGGCGGCGGGAAGGCCGGGAAAAGGTCGAGTACCCGACGCCGGAACTGGAGGCGGTGCTGAGCAAGACGCTTGGCGTGCCGCTTTTTCAGGAGAGCGCGATGAAGGTCGCGATGGTCTGCGCCGGCTTTAGCGCGGGAGAGGCGGACCAGTTGCGGCGCGCGATGGCGACCTTCAAGCACACAGGAGGGGTTTCGAAGTTCAAGAACAAGCTGGTGTCCGGCATGGTGAAAAACGGCTATTCGCCGGAATTCGCGGAAAAGACCTTCAGCCAGCTCGAAGGTTTCGGCAGTTACGGCTTTCCCGAGAGCCATGCTGCGTCTTTTGCGCTGATCGCCTACGCCTCGAGCTGGGTGAAATGCCACCATCCGGACGCCTTCTGCGCAGCTCTCCTGAACTCTCAGCCGATGGGTTTTTACGCTCCGGCCCAGATCGTTGCCGACGCCAGGGTTCGCGGGATCGAGATCAGGCCCGTTTGCATAAATCGGTCCCGCTGGGATTGCACCTTGGAAGACGGGGCGGGTTCGCGTCATCGCGCGGTTCGACTTGGATTGCGAATGGTGCGGGGTTTGGCAACGGCAGACGCCGCGAGGATCGTCGCGTCGCGCGCCGGCCAGTTTTTCGTCTCGGCCGATGACATATGGCGGCGATCAGGCGTGCCCACGGCCTCTCTGGTCAAGCTTGCCGAAGCCGACGCTTTCCTCCCGTCGATGGGCCTTGAACGGCGTGAGGCGCTCTGGGCGATCAAGGCGTTGCGCGACGAACCGCTCGAACTATGGGTCGCGGCGGCGGAGCGGGAAGCGAAGGCGATTGCGGAAATGCAGGAACCCGCGGTCACATTGAGATCGATGACACAGGGCATGGAGGTCGTGGAAGACTACAGTCACACAGGTCTGACCCTGCGCCAGCATCCGGTGTCCTTTCTTCGTCAGGACCTCAGGAAGCGGAGCATCGTCACCTGTGGCGAGGCGATGGCCGAGCGGGACGGGCGATGGCTGATGACGGCGGGACTGGTCCTCGTGCGCCAAAGGCCTGGGTCGGCCAAGGGCGTGATGTTCATGACACTGGAGGATGAGACCGGAATCGTCAACGCCGTCATCTGGCCGAGCCTGTTTGAGAAACAGAGGCGGGTCGTGTTGTCCGCCACGATGCTCGCCATCAACGGCAAAATCCAGCGCGAGGGCGAGGTCGTCCATCTGGTCGCCCGGCGGCTGTTCGACCTGTCGTCCGATCTCGGAGGGCTCGGCGAGCGTGACGGAGCGTTTCCGTTGCAACATGGTCGCGGTGACGGGGTGGTTCACGGAAGCGGTTCGCCGGATTCGCGGGATCGACCAAAGCCCTTGGCACCGACGCGAGATCTCTACGAACCCGATTGGCACATCGACACACTGAAGGTCAAATCGCGGAACTTCCATTGA
- a CDS encoding Y-family DNA polymerase, whose product MPRVVSVYFPRLATDRLRRHGAEAVPAERPLVVISKSGSKRWISAADSKASKLGLRIGMPASKAQAMVADLVMIDAAPGEDAAALERLALWALRQYTPVVAVDGTDGFVMDTEGADHLQGGEALLVSGLVNRLRAKGLSAKAAVADTWGAAHALARLTSDDTTVVPVGAIAKVVTQLPIHCLRLPSEMVQGLRVLGVDTVGQLFSMPRAPLTLRFGPEPCRRLDQMFGRIAEPIDPIRTPDLVEVSRNFSEPIGAAETIAKYTRRLVVQLTARLEERGLGVRRCDLIIHRVDNIRQCLRAGLAKPVREPARLSKLLCDRIEKIDPGFGIEKMALVAVMVEPLEEKQIAPSLIEETIVDVTPLVDILGNRGQRLYRVAPVASDVPERSVRKISPTADETGENWAAKWPRPSRLLSTPERIEVIALLPDQPPAVFTWRGKRRRVKRADGPERIFGEWWLRPTEMSAVRDYFVVEDEVGERYWIFRAGDGFDAETGSHRWFLHGVFG is encoded by the coding sequence ATGCCAAGGGTCGTATCCGTCTACTTCCCGCGTCTGGCCACGGATCGGCTCAGACGGCATGGAGCAGAAGCCGTGCCAGCTGAACGCCCGCTCGTCGTCATCTCGAAGAGCGGCTCCAAGCGATGGATTTCTGCCGCCGACAGCAAGGCGTCAAAGCTCGGTCTAAGAATCGGCATGCCCGCCAGCAAGGCCCAGGCGATGGTCGCCGATCTGGTCATGATTGACGCCGCTCCTGGCGAGGACGCCGCCGCGCTCGAGCGGCTCGCCCTTTGGGCGCTCCGGCAGTACACGCCGGTGGTCGCCGTGGATGGGACCGACGGCTTCGTGATGGACACCGAGGGAGCGGATCATCTGCAGGGCGGCGAAGCCCTCCTCGTCAGCGGATTGGTGAACAGACTGCGGGCGAAGGGATTGTCAGCGAAGGCAGCCGTAGCCGATACCTGGGGTGCGGCCCACGCACTTGCGCGGCTGACTTCGGACGATACGACCGTCGTTCCCGTTGGAGCGATTGCCAAGGTGGTAACCCAACTGCCGATCCACTGTCTCAGGCTGCCATCGGAAATGGTCCAGGGTCTGCGGGTGCTCGGTGTTGATACCGTCGGCCAGCTTTTTTCAATGCCGCGCGCACCCCTGACGCTTCGCTTCGGTCCGGAACCCTGCCGTCGCCTGGACCAGATGTTCGGCCGGATCGCCGAACCGATTGACCCGATCCGTACGCCGGACCTGGTCGAGGTATCCCGCAATTTCTCCGAACCGATCGGCGCGGCCGAAACCATCGCAAAATACACGCGCCGCCTCGTCGTCCAATTGACGGCTAGGCTGGAGGAGCGAGGGCTTGGCGTACGCCGATGCGACCTGATCATTCACCGCGTGGACAACATCAGGCAATGTCTGAGGGCGGGCCTCGCCAAGCCTGTCCGCGAGCCCGCCCGACTTTCGAAACTCCTCTGCGACCGCATCGAGAAGATCGATCCTGGCTTCGGAATCGAGAAGATGGCGCTCGTTGCCGTTATGGTAGAACCGCTGGAGGAGAAGCAAATCGCACCCTCGTTGATCGAGGAGACGATCGTCGACGTGACGCCATTGGTCGATATCCTCGGTAATCGCGGCCAGCGTCTCTATCGCGTCGCTCCCGTTGCTTCCGACGTTCCGGAAAGGTCCGTCAGGAAGATCAGTCCGACGGCAGACGAAACCGGAGAGAACTGGGCGGCGAAGTGGCCGAGGCCGTCACGTCTACTTTCGACGCCCGAGCGGATCGAGGTGATCGCCCTGCTTCCCGACCAGCCACCTGCCGTCTTCACCTGGCGCGGCAAGCGACGACGCGTAAAACGCGCCGACGGTCCAGAACGCATCTTCGGCGAATGGTGGCTTCGCCCCACGGAGATGTCCGCGGTTCGGGACTACTTCGTGGTCGAAGATGAGGTGGGTGAACGATACTGGATCTTTCGGGCCGGCGACGGGTTCGATGCGGAAACCGGCTCCCATCGATGGTTCCTCCATGGAGTGTTCGGATGA
- a CDS encoding ImuA family protein has protein sequence MAQPRANLTLSELRDHIRHLEGTAGRRKVVLPFGVAEIDRHLPGGGLSYGALHEVAGGGTGSVDGAAAALFAAGIAARTKGKILWCLTRPDLFFPAISQAGLHADRVIFCEADREADVLASMEEGLCFGGLGAVVGELVRLPMTASRRLQLAAEKTGTMGIALRRWRRQTEASDFGQPTAAATRWRVSVLPSEPLPVAGVGRARWLAELMRVKAGECAEFEIGACDAKGRIRLLPASGHGSAQTAWSRSRAS, from the coding sequence ATGGCGCAGCCGCGCGCGAACCTTACCCTCTCCGAGCTTCGAGACCATATCCGGCATCTCGAAGGAACGGCTGGCCGCCGCAAGGTCGTCCTGCCGTTCGGGGTCGCCGAAATCGACCGACACCTTCCGGGCGGGGGCCTTTCATACGGAGCGTTGCATGAGGTCGCCGGCGGCGGGACAGGGAGTGTCGATGGAGCGGCCGCAGCGCTGTTTGCGGCGGGCATCGCTGCCCGCACAAAGGGTAAAATCCTGTGGTGTCTGACAAGGCCAGACCTGTTTTTTCCGGCCATATCTCAGGCGGGCCTGCATGCCGACCGGGTGATCTTCTGCGAGGCCGACCGGGAAGCGGACGTGTTGGCTTCAATGGAAGAAGGCCTCTGTTTCGGTGGCCTTGGAGCGGTGGTCGGCGAGCTCGTACGTCTTCCCATGACAGCCTCGCGCCGTCTCCAGCTGGCAGCCGAAAAGACCGGCACGATGGGTATAGCGCTCCGGCGCTGGCGGCGGCAGACGGAAGCCTCGGACTTTGGCCAGCCCACCGCTGCAGCAACGAGATGGCGCGTGAGCGTCTTGCCGTCCGAACCGCTTCCCGTTGCCGGTGTCGGCCGGGCGCGATGGCTGGCGGAATTGATGCGTGTGAAGGCGGGCGAGTGTGCTGAGTTTGAAATAGGAGCCTGCGATGCCAAGGGTCGTATCCGTCTACTTCCCGCGTCTGGCCACGGATCGGCTCAGACGGCATGGAGCAGAAGCCGTGCCAGCTGA
- a CDS encoding SHOCT domain-containing protein — MAIIAGQATQAQFNHPDLGGMGQWSQGGMIMVGDMFNHALKANVAGICSELAVLVGSTDLLEPQRSHQSQYQGQGGVSLFVPGALSAGNWWPEELGHPASTGAQNDLRYAFFPTTRRLAIDVGGRVTVYDTKDHRIGGFSQQQSSDQSLSFTSQHGLVKISELDVVRQNGKEPAGTSATGPSAATVAPSIFASSAPESTEPQQAARPAPEARRSDEDIFDKIERLAALHAKGILTDQEFEAKKSELLSRL; from the coding sequence ATGGCGATTATCGCCGGACAGGCGACACAGGCTCAGTTCAACCATCCTGATCTCGGTGGCATGGGGCAATGGTCGCAGGGCGGCATGATCATGGTCGGCGACATGTTCAACCATGCTCTGAAGGCGAACGTGGCGGGGATTTGTTCCGAGCTTGCGGTCCTGGTAGGCAGCACGGATTTGCTGGAGCCGCAGAGGTCGCACCAGTCCCAATACCAGGGTCAAGGCGGCGTCAGTTTGTTCGTGCCTGGGGCGTTGTCGGCCGGGAACTGGTGGCCCGAGGAGCTCGGGCATCCTGCCTCGACCGGGGCGCAGAATGACCTGCGCTATGCGTTTTTCCCGACAACCCGACGACTGGCGATCGATGTCGGCGGCCGGGTTACGGTCTACGACACGAAGGACCATCGCATTGGCGGTTTCTCGCAACAGCAAAGCAGCGACCAGTCGCTGAGCTTTACGTCTCAGCACGGACTCGTGAAAATTTCGGAACTGGATGTGGTCCGTCAGAACGGCAAGGAACCGGCGGGCACGTCGGCTACCGGACCATCTGCCGCCACGGTTGCGCCATCGATATTCGCATCGTCCGCGCCGGAATCCACCGAGCCACAACAAGCGGCGCGTCCAGCGCCGGAGGCGCGTCGGTCCGATGAGGACATCTTCGACAAGATTGAACGCCTCGCAGCCCTTCATGCAAAAGGTATTCTCACAGATCAGGAATTCGAGGCGAAGAAATCGGAGTTGCTCAGCCGACTATAG
- a CDS encoding type II toxin-antitoxin system VapC family toxin: MTLVDTNVLLDVVTDDPAWADWSIAQLEAASLDGPLLINDTVYAELAVRYDRIEELEAFLDEAGLEMTAMPRAALFLAGKIFTQYRRAGGSKTGVLPDFFIGAHAAVSQLPLLTRDLGRYRTYFPSVTLITPHA; this comes from the coding sequence TTGACCCTCGTCGATACCAATGTCCTCCTGGACGTTGTCACTGATGATCCGGCGTGGGCGGATTGGTCGATTGCACAACTTGAAGCGGCGAGCCTCGATGGGCCTTTGCTGATTAATGATACCGTGTACGCCGAGCTGGCGGTGCGATACGATCGTATCGAAGAACTCGAGGCATTCCTCGACGAGGCTGGGCTTGAAATGACTGCAATGCCGCGAGCCGCCCTTTTCCTTGCCGGCAAGATATTTACGCAGTATCGCCGCGCCGGAGGATCAAAGACCGGCGTATTGCCCGACTTTTTCATAGGTGCCCATGCAGCGGTTAGTCAGCTTCCGTTGCTCACCCGCGACCTTGGCCGCTACCGCACATATTTTCCGTCAGTGACGCTGATTACGCCGCACGCGTAG
- a CDS encoding AbrB/MazE/SpoVT family DNA-binding domain-containing protein gives MATTVTAKGQVTIPKPVRDLLGIVPGSKVDFRRAADGSIVVVRADKKQAVSRFAKLRGQAGKGLSTDAIMALTRGET, from the coding sequence ATGGCGACGACAGTGACAGCAAAGGGGCAGGTGACCATTCCAAAGCCCGTCCGCGATCTGTTGGGAATCGTTCCCGGAAGCAAGGTTGATTTCCGCCGCGCCGCCGATGGCAGCATTGTCGTGGTGCGGGCGGACAAGAAGCAGGCTGTGAGCCGGTTTGCGAAGTTGCGAGGTCAGGCGGGCAAGGGGCTCAGCACCGATGCCATTATGGCACTGACACGTGGCGAAACTTGA